A region of Thermodesulfobacteriota bacterium DNA encodes the following proteins:
- a CDS encoding SpoVR family protein: protein MLSSELQNYVDVIKQHALEYGLDFFEVIFEVIDFEEMNMLASYGGFPVRYPHWRFGMEYERISKSYSYGLHRIYEMVINNDPCYAYLLKGNTDIDQKLVIAHVYGHSDFFKNNFCFSGTNRKMLDEMANHAVRIRRYIDKYGYGEVESFIDACLSIEDLIDIHSTFINRRSGKKSVLEEDESERKTSPKLRSPSEYLEDYINPADFIEWQIGKAEEEKARKRNFPESPERDLLLFLLENAPLPEWQRDVLSMVREESYYYAPQIQTKIMNEGWASYWHSKLLTERVVTDKEVIDYADHHSGTLATSPGAINPYKLGVELFRDIEDRWNKGKFGKDYEECDDIEEKRSWDKKLGLGREKIFEVRRLYSDITFIDEFLTEDFCREHGLFTYAYNRSTSMYEIESRDFKKIKEKLLFLLTNCGRPIIEVVDGNYMNRGEIYLVHRHEGVDLKLDWAKDVLNQIGKIWTRPVHLETVVQGKVKVFTADGEVKEKEVK from the coding sequence ATGCTTTCTTCCGAACTACAAAACTACGTAGATGTCATAAAGCAACATGCCCTCGAATACGGGCTTGATTTCTTCGAGGTCATTTTCGAGGTGATTGATTTCGAGGAGATGAACATGCTCGCCTCCTACGGTGGGTTTCCGGTTAGATACCCACACTGGCGTTTTGGCATGGAGTACGAGAGGATCTCAAAGAGCTACTCCTACGGCTTACACCGCATCTATGAGATGGTCATAAACAACGACCCTTGTTATGCTTATCTGCTCAAGGGTAATACCGATATCGACCAGAAGCTGGTGATAGCCCATGTCTACGGACACTCCGATTTCTTCAAGAACAATTTCTGTTTTTCCGGTACCAACAGAAAAATGCTAGACGAGATGGCCAACCACGCCGTAAGAATCCGCCGATACATCGATAAGTACGGATACGGAGAGGTAGAGAGCTTCATAGATGCGTGTCTCTCGATTGAAGACCTGATCGACATTCATTCAACCTTCATAAACCGGAGGAGCGGAAAAAAAAGCGTCCTGGAAGAGGATGAATCGGAAAGAAAGACTTCCCCGAAGCTTCGAAGTCCGAGTGAATATCTGGAAGACTACATAAACCCGGCCGATTTTATCGAATGGCAGATAGGAAAAGCCGAGGAGGAAAAAGCCAGGAAGAGAAATTTCCCGGAGTCCCCGGAACGGGATTTGCTTCTTTTCCTCCTGGAGAATGCCCCGCTCCCGGAGTGGCAAAGAGACGTGCTTTCCATGGTCAGGGAGGAGAGTTATTACTACGCCCCGCAGATACAAACAAAGATTATGAACGAGGGATGGGCTTCCTATTGGCATTCCAAGCTATTAACGGAGAGGGTTGTTACCGATAAAGAGGTAATAGACTATGCCGACCACCATTCCGGAACCCTAGCCACCAGCCCTGGGGCCATTAATCCCTACAAGTTGGGGGTGGAGCTATTCAGGGATATTGAAGACAGATGGAACAAGGGCAAATTTGGGAAGGACTACGAAGAGTGCGATGATATCGAAGAGAAAAGAAGCTGGGACAAAAAGCTGGGCTTGGGGAGAGAAAAGATCTTTGAGGTTAGGCGGCTTTATAGTGATATTACCTTTATCGACGAATTTCTCACCGAGGATTTCTGTCGTGAGCACGGGCTTTTTACCTACGCTTACAACCGCTCTACCAGCATGTATGAGATTGAAAGCCGGGATTTTAAAAAAATAAAAGAGAAACTATTATTTCTTCTCACCAATTGCGGCAGACCAATCATTGAGGTAGTAGATGGCAATTACATGAATCGAGGAGAAATCTATCTGGTTCACCGGCATGAGGGGGTAGATTTGAAGCTAGACTGGGCAAAGGATGTGCTGAATCAGATAGGTAAGATCTGGACCAGGCCGGTACATCTTGAGACTGTGGTTCAAGGGAAGGTAAAGGTATTCACGGCCGACGGTGAAGTGAAAGAGAAAGAGGTTAAGTAA
- a CDS encoding DUF444 family protein, which translates to MILKIEQDWGRFREIVRGKIRENLRKYIVHSELIGKKGKDLVSIPVPQIEIPHFVHSPQKTGGVGQGEGEEGTPVAIGETDGDRHAGNQPGAHILEVELTLDEIARILGEELELPNVEPRGRRNIKSYTGRYTNIHTTGPESLKHLKRTFKEALKRQIIAGSYDPENPVIIPTSEDKRYKSREPVEEPAFNAAVIYMMDVSGSMGSEQKEIVRVESFWIDTWLKHQYKGVDTRYIVHDAVAHEVDRDVFFRIRESGGTIISSAYKLCRKIIDEHYPPDEWNIYIFHFSDGDNWSRDDTHECIEILEEAFLPSVNLFCYGQVESPYGSGQFYYDLEDNLGQKENLVLSKIPDKEAIYDSIKQFLGKGR; encoded by the coding sequence TTGATCCTCAAGATTGAACAAGACTGGGGCCGCTTCAGAGAAATCGTGAGGGGAAAAATCCGGGAGAATCTGAGGAAGTACATCGTTCATTCCGAGCTTATCGGGAAAAAGGGGAAAGACCTGGTGAGCATCCCCGTTCCGCAAATAGAAATACCTCATTTCGTCCATTCGCCCCAGAAGACCGGCGGGGTAGGGCAGGGTGAAGGGGAGGAGGGGACTCCCGTTGCTATCGGTGAGACGGACGGAGACAGGCATGCCGGGAATCAACCGGGGGCGCATATACTGGAGGTCGAACTCACCCTCGACGAAATCGCCAGGATTTTGGGGGAGGAGCTAGAGCTACCGAATGTAGAGCCGCGTGGTAGGAGAAACATAAAGAGCTATACCGGGCGGTACACCAATATCCACACTACCGGTCCCGAGTCCCTAAAACATTTGAAGCGTACTTTTAAAGAAGCCCTTAAACGCCAGATCATAGCCGGCTCCTACGACCCGGAGAACCCGGTGATAATTCCCACCTCCGAGGACAAGCGCTATAAGTCGAGAGAGCCAGTGGAGGAGCCCGCTTTCAACGCTGCAGTGATCTATATGATGGATGTGAGCGGCTCGATGGGTAGTGAGCAGAAGGAAATAGTGCGGGTGGAATCCTTCTGGATAGATACCTGGCTCAAGCACCAGTATAAGGGCGTGGATACCAGGTATATCGTCCACGACGCCGTGGCGCATGAGGTTGATCGTGATGTCTTTTTCCGTATCCGGGAAAGCGGCGGGACCATAATATCCTCGGCGTACAAGCTCTGCCGCAAGATCATCGACGAGCACTATCCCCCCGATGAGTGGAATATATATATATTTCATTTTTCAGACGGGGACAATTGGTCACGTGATGATACACACGAATGTATCGAAATACTGGAAGAAGCCTTTTTACCCTCGGTCAATCTTTTCTGCTATGGACAGGTGGAAAGCCCCTATGGGAGCGGGCAATTTTACTATGACTTGGAAGATAACCTGGGCCAGAAGGAGAACCTAGTTTTATCGAAGATTCCGGACAAAGAAGCGATATACGATTCCATAAAACAGTTCCTGGGAAAGGGCAGGTAA